In one Alnus glutinosa chromosome 14, dhAlnGlut1.1, whole genome shotgun sequence genomic region, the following are encoded:
- the LOC133857682 gene encoding glycerophosphocholine acyltransferase 1: MSSSEEPVEDMNEDSFQKVNQRFKDRSKKVAQTKEMLSKQAVQTKEILSKQAVKIAKQAEEHERFINKVTHLLGVLGFGGFCFLLGARPQAIRYVYCLFYVIFVPLRWIYYRFKKWHYYLLDFCYYANTIFLVDLLLYPRNEKLFMVCFSFAEGPLAWALIVWRCSLVFSSLDKSVSVLIHLLPGLVFFTIRWWDPLTFAAMHPEGTSQRVSWPYVEDKSHLWTWLFVVPLIAYTLWQVLYFLIVDVLRRQRLLRDPEVMTSYRELSKKAQKANNLWWRLSGLLGDQNRLFMYILLQAIFTVATMALAVPIFLSYRLHVIFQILKVSASVWNGGSFLLEVMPRQVILKEQKKSELQPTQQHDQSSNVMENHECQ, translated from the exons ATGTCGAGCAGCGAAGAGCCTGTGGAGGACATGAATGAGGATTCGTTTCAGAAGGTGAATCAGAGGTTTAAGGATCGGTCTAAG AAAGTGGCTCAAACCAAGGAGATGTTGTCGAAACAAGCGGTTCAGACGAAAGAGATCCTTTCCAAACAGGCCGTTAAGATTGCCAAACAGGCCGAGGAACACGAAAGGTTCATTAACAAG GTGACTCATCTTTTGGGAGTTCTCGGGTTTGGCGGGTTTTGCTTTCTGTTGGGAGCGA GACCCCAAGCTATTCGCTACGTATATTGCTTGTTTTATGTAATCTTTGTTCCTCTCCGGTGGATATACTATCGGTTCAAGAAATGGCATTACTATCTTTTG GATTTTTGCTACTATGCCAATACAATCTTCTTGGTCGACCTTCTTTTGTATCCAAGGAATGAAAAGCTTTTTATGGTTTGTTTCTCGTTTGCTGAG GGGCCGTTAGCATGGGCATTGATTGTTTGGCGCTGTAGCTTGGTTTTCAGTTCTCTTGACAAAAGTGTTAGTGTCCTTATACATCTTTTACCCG GTCTAGTTTTCTTTACCATTCGATGGTGGGATCCATTGACCTTCGCAGCCATGCACCCGGAAGGAACTTCTCAGAGAGTTTCTTGGCCGTATGTAGAAGACAAATCCCATCTTTGGACATGGCTGTTTGTGGTTCCGTTAATTGCGTATACCCTATGGCAGGTTCTCTATTTTCTCATTGTCGATGTCCTGCGTCGACAAAGGCTGTTAAGAGATCCTGAAGTCATGACTTCTTACAG GGAACTCTCAAAAAAAGCACAGAAAGCAAACAATCTTTGGTGGCGCTTAAGTGGTTTGCTTGGGGATCAAAATCGCTTGTTCATGTACATTCTGCTCCAAGCCATATTTACTGTAGCAACCATGGCACTCGCTGTCCCCATCTTCTTGTCATATAGATTGCATGTGATTTTCCAAATTCTCAAGGTTTCTGCATCTGTATGGAATGGTGGAAGCTTTCTGCTAGAGGTAATGCCTAGGCAGGTGATTCTCAAGGAGCAGAAGAAATCTGAGTTGCAGCCAACACAACAGCACGATCAATCCTCAAATGTGATGGAAAACCATGAATGCCAATAA